The stretch of DNA ATCGCCTTCCTCGACTTTTTCGGAGATTTCGATCTCTCCCATAAAGCGGTTGCCGTAGATCTTTTCTTTCAGTTTCCCGCACTTTCTGCCGTTTTCGGTATTCCCCTTAATCTCGATCGTCGCGCCTTCACCCACAAACGATGTCCGTACCTCGACCATCGCGGTACTCCCCCCAACCGCAAGCTTCGACAACCAGCGGGCATAGATTATAGACGACTCGAGCTTGATCTTTTCCGGCGAATCTGTTGATACAGTATGTGTTTTGCTCATATTTTTTATAGGTTTAGTTAATAGAACGCTGATGATGCTGATTTAGCTGATTTCCGCAAATTGTTTATTTGAGTTTGAAAAGACTACTCTCCGAAATTCAGGCTTTTTGCCAAAATTTATCAGGAGTCCGACTTCGGATTCTGTAGCTCTGAGAGAATTTATGAGCTGATATTTATCATCTTCTTTCAGAGTTTCTGCTGTTTTCAGCTCGATAATGACGCTATTATCTGCATGAATGTCGGCATAATAATCTCCAACAATCTCTTTCTCATAGTAAACCTTCAGGTTTTGCTGCTGCGTTGCCTGGATTGATTGCTTACGCAACTCAACCATCAGCGCATTTTCATATACTTTCTCGAGAAATCCATATCCAAGCGTATTATAAACTGTATAGAAAGCTTTTATAAGTTTTTGAGTCAGCTCTTTTTGCTTAAAGTCCGGCACAATGTTCATACTATTCTCTCCATTTATAGAGCACTTTCAAACTTGTTCTCTTATTTTTCTCCTCAATATTATTTTTCGGATCAACGAAGATCGGCTATCATCAACCCAACCTACCTTGTTCTAATCTTCCCTCATCCCCCGATTTTCAGATCAGCGCAAATCAGCTCTACCAGTGTTATCAGCGTTCTATTCTTCTCCATAGCTCTATCATTTTCAGATCAGCGCAGATCAGCCCTATCAGCGTCATCCGCGTTCTATTCTTCCTCTTGCAACCCCGGACGAAAACTGCTTATTATTTCGTCCACTTCGTGCACGATCGTTTTCATGGTTTTTTTGGAGAATGTACCCGTAAAGCAATACCCTTTTTCTTCCATGATCACAAACACCTGTTTCTGATACAGCACCAGCTCATCCGAGGGCGCGTATTTGTAGACCAGCTCGTAGCCGTCAAGGCCTGATGGCAGGCGGATTTCCCGCTTCTGGACCATTTCGAATCCGGGCAGATACTGTTTCGAGTTGCCGATCTGCTGGTGCGCGTAGTCTTTGAGCCCGATTTTCTTTGACGGCTCGTTGTCGATCGTGATAATGATATTATGCTGCACCCCGCTGTCATGGGGGCCTTCGAATGTGTACACCGTTGTCTCTTTCCATCCAGGGGAAGGGAGAGGGCGAACTGGTTGTTTGTCTGTGCCATAGTTATCCCTGCTGATTCAGTTATTCATAACAATAGATACCCGCTGCAGTCCCGAAATATATCAGGCCGTTGGAATCGACCACTGCCGGGGTTGTGATATTTTCTCCGGGCGCAAGAAAGGCCGTAAACATTTCTTTTCCCCTGCTGTCGAGCCTGCGCAATGCGTTTGCCGCTGCGACAAACACGGTTGTATCGCCGAGAACGGTTATATACTGGAAATAGTCCGAGGGAAACACGGGGGCATTCCACAGAAGCTCTCCCTTATCCACTGCCCAGAGCTTGTTGCCGATACAGTAATACACCCTGTTGTCGGGGCCGATTGCCGGCGGCTGGCGAAAGGGACGTTCTGAGTCGGGGGGGAGGTCCAGTTCCCAGAGCGGCTTCTTCTCCTTTTCTTCAACGGGAGTAAAACAACAGAGTTTCCGTTTACGCTTGCTGTCAAAAAGAGAAACGACGATATTGTCATCGTTGTCCAGGCCAGCCTGAAGGAATTCTACTCCCTCGATCGTTATCCCGGCTGTTTCTTTTCCACTCTCAATTTCGATTTTTCGTATCGTACCGGCATTGTCGAGGAGAATGACATGCTTATTATCCGAGCACACCAGGCCTTTGAGCAACCTGCCGTCATATTCATGACGGTACGAGTAATCATCATAAGCTTCCGGGCCCATCAGGATAATGCTTGTCTCGTTTGATTCTGCAGGCCGGTCGGGGTCGGCTTCTTCACCTAAAGAAAAAACCTGAATAAAGAACCGGTTTTTACCCTGGGGTACCAGAAGTTCGCAGGATCCCCGGGGACTTCCGTTGGCAAAAAAGAAATCTGCGAGAACCGTTTTCTGCTGCTCATCGATACTTGCCAGGCCGGCATAGCTGGTAAGATAAAAAAGCTGCTTGTCGAAATACAGGGGGTTCATCGAGGGATATATTTCCTGCTGCCACTGTATGGCGCCGTTTGAACCCATGTACTGGATTCGTTCTGAATAGCAGGCGGCAATGCCGTTGTCGCATACCAGGATTACAGACGGCTGGTTGCGATGCATCGTATCGGTGGTTGGAGTAAACCAACGCTGTTCACCTTTTGCACTGCTGGTTTGCGCCTGAAAGCCGTTGCGCTTGAAATTGGAAAACATCATGGGATAGGGTGACATAGGTAACCTCGTTTTTTGTGATGCCTGCTGTTCGGGTGGAAGGCAGAGAAGTGTGAACACAAGGAAAATAATCGGATGTGCTTTTTTGAGCACG from Chitinivibrionales bacterium encodes:
- a CDS encoding DUF1795 domain-containing protein; this translates as MSRDNYGTDKQPVRPLPSPGWKETTVYTFEGPHDSGVQHNIIITIDNEPSKKIGLKDYAHQQIGNSKQYLPGFEMVQKREIRLPSGLDGYELVYKYAPSDELVLYQKQVFVIMEEKGYCFTGTFSKKTMKTIVHEVDEIISSFRPGLQEEE
- a CDS encoding GxxExxY protein — its product is MNIVPDFKQKELTQKLIKAFYTVYNTLGYGFLEKVYENALMVELRKQSIQATQQQNLKVYYEKEIVGDYYADIHADNSVIIELKTAETLKEDDKYQLINSLRATESEVGLLINFGKKPEFRRVVFSNSNKQFAEIS